The sequence ACATCACGCGGCGGCGGCTCGCTTCACCGAAGTGGGGCGACTGCTGCACCCGGTGCCAGATGCGACCGTCGTGTACGGTGAGATCACCCGCCTGAATGTCGAGGCCAACCTCGCGCGGATCGGGGTTGTTATCGACGAAATACTTCTTGGCAAACAGCATGCGGAAGGTGCTCTGCTTGTGGGTGCCGGGCAATACGCGCAGGCCACCATTTTCCATGGGGCAGTCGTCGAGGTGCAGCCCCACGTTCAGCATCGGCATGATGCGCTGACCGAGGAAGATGTCGCGTGGGCTATCGGTATGCCAGCCCATTTGCGAATACTGGCTGTTGGCCGTCCGAACGTAATTGTTCAGGACAAAACCATCTTTCTCATTTTCGCCGATACGACCTTCGTACGGTTGCAGCAGGTCAACAACGGCCTGCAGGCGGGGGTCCTGCAAAAATTCATGCAACGCCTGGCTGTAGTGCGAGAGGAAGCACGAGCGCTGAATAACTTTGTTGCCGGCTTCATCACGACCAAATTTGAGCGGCACGCCATTGACTTTATCACGCCCTTCGGCCAGCCATTCTTTTTCAATCCGGGCGTTTTCGCTCAGGAAAAGATTGACGGTTTCGCGCTTAATAAAGTTCGGGAAAACGATGATGCCGTATTTGTCAAAAAACGCTTTTTGTTCCCGAGTGATCGATTCACCCAGTTCAAAACGCGGGCTTTGTAATTTTTTCATATTAGTGACGATTAAGTACAAATCAATCGTTGTCAGATTTGTTGTTGCGGATTCTGGCTCTAAATTAAATGCAATTAGTTGGGATGACCAAACACTTTTTTATGAATGAGATTATTCGAGGATCAGCTAATACTTAGGCCGGATAAATGCTTATTCACTTCGCAAAGTTTACTCAACGGAGCCTTATCTGCTAGTTAAAGCGTATTAATTTGAAAACCCCATTCCGCCTAATAGTCCTATTTTCAGTAAGTTGGTTCAGTATTTATTTCGCCGAGGCGCAGAAGAGCAGCCCGATGGCCGATAGCCTGAGCCTACCGCGCAAAGCGTCGAACCGAACGTTACTGGTGCTGCCACTGGTGGCCCGTTCGATAGAAACAGCCTGGTCGTTCGGGCTGGCCGGGTCACTTACCTTCCGCCTGACCGACGATTCCACCACCCGAACGTCGAACAGTCAGGCGCTGGCGCTCTACTCCGTAAAACAGCAATTTGTGGTGGCACTCAACGGGGCTACCTACTTCCCGGGCGAGACCTATATCCTGAATCATCAGCTGTCTTACAGCTACTTCCCCGATAAATTCTGGGGGCTTGGCAAGGCCGCTCCCGAAGAGGCCGTCGAGAACTACACCTTCCGACAATACTACATCTACCTGCACTTGCAGCGGCAGATTCGGCGAAACCAGTTTGCGGGCCTGGTCTACGAGTTTCAGCGGGTGCTGAATGTCGACTACGAAGGCGGTGGGTTATTTGATAAGCAGGCCGTTGCGGGCCGAACGCCCTACCATGTGTCGGGC comes from Fibrella aestuarina BUZ 2 and encodes:
- a CDS encoding BamA/TamA family outer membrane protein, whose translation is MKTPFRLIVLFSVSWFSIYFAEAQKSSPMADSLSLPRKASNRTLLVLPLVARSIETAWSFGLAGSLTFRLTDDSTTRTSNSQALALYSVKQQFVVALNGATYFPGETYILNHQLSYSYFPDKFWGLGKAAPEEAVENYTFRQYYIYLHLQRQIRRNQFAGLVYEFQRVLNVDYEGGGLFDKQAVAGRTPYHVSGVGLSYTYDTRNSAFSPNRGGLFQVQFNHFAPLLGSDYQYTNYVLDARLFRQIGRQQVLALQAYAFLNSGNVPLRSLASFGGANSMRGYYDGRYRDRNQAVVQAEYRIPLFWRLGAVAFGSVGNVAYNVDELNFRQLKAAYGAGLRLALNRRERLNLRVDYGFGGTTGSGLYFQLGEAF
- a CDS encoding phytanoyl-CoA dioxygenase family protein, translating into MKKLQSPRFELGESITREQKAFFDKYGIIVFPNFIKRETVNLFLSENARIEKEWLAEGRDKVNGVPLKFGRDEAGNKVIQRSCFLSHYSQALHEFLQDPRLQAVVDLLQPYEGRIGENEKDGFVLNNYVRTANSQYSQMGWHTDSPRDIFLGQRIMPMLNVGLHLDDCPMENGGLRVLPGTHKQSTFRMLFAKKYFVDNNPDPREVGLDIQAGDLTVHDGRIWHRVQQSPHFGEASRRRVMYVPVVTGKYKPKNESSKTPFYHRFIQKVNI